The genomic segment ATTTACCAATCACTCCTCCATCTTTCATGGAGCAATCTTGTCATCCAGGGCCATGGGGTCTGACAGGAGACTGACTAGTTTGGGTAGAAAATGGCTCCTAGTAGGCTCACCTGGTTTATGATCATGCTGTGTGTGGGTTGTGGCCTCCCGGGATAACCCTGCTAGAATGAGGTGTCTTCAGAAAGATGAAGACTAGGGCTTATTGTCCAAGGTTTACTCAGTGATAGGGGCTAGAGGAGGTTGATTGGACTTGTGAGCAATGCGAGCCTAAGACAAAGATCTGAGATAATGCTGCCACAGTTTCCTAGAGTAGCCCTGAACCTCTCCAAGGAGCCCAGCCTAGGACATGTCACTATTTAATGACCTAGCCAGTTAGGGATGCCCATTGGCCAATAGGGTTGCAACTTTCGGGTACCTGTTCTCCAGAACAAAGCTTAGGGAAGTTCTGTACACGATACCACCGGGAAGTTTTCTATGAAGGGCTTGGACAGACTAAGGAGTGGTATGGGGGCCAGCTCCCAGGGTGATGATAATTCTGTCTGCACACTTGGCATATAGGCATGTCTCTTTCATGTACCAATGGGAGATGTGTTGCAGGGGCAAAGCAGAGATCTGTCCTCTACAATTATACATTTGGTCAAAGAAGGTACTTTTAAGCCTTGGAGTGTTGCCTGTCTTGTGCTATGGGTATGTGGGCTGTAGATTACCTCAGAAAGCCTGTTTACTCCAAGGCTTTCTGGCCACAAGCTGACTAGCATAACACCAGACATCTTACCTGACGTGGGCTATTCTTTCTTCAGCAGATATCTTCACCTCACTGTAGTTCTAAGTCTTCATTGGATACTCCTATCACTAATGCTCAACTACCTCTGTATTCTTCCTTCCCTTcgttgtttttctctgttttttctcttttccctggttttctcctttcctcccctccctccccttccctcaccTTCTCTGTCCCTGTTGTCTGTGAAATCAGGACTTCCCTGGGTTAAGTGACGATTATTATGGAGCAAAGAACCTGAGTAAGTCAAAGTTACACACCATTAACTGTATTTGTGGCATGAATGGAgctcatggggtgggggtggggatgtaaGGGGACATGGGTGAAAGGGAAGGGTAAGGGAGGGGAGACCCTTTCCCATGGCAGGAGGAAATCTGTGACTCCAAATGGTCACTGGTATTCTAACAAATGTCTAGTATTCCTGTCTGCATTCTTTCTACACCTCTGGGTGATAGGATACAAGCTTAGTGGCCTCATAGTAGTGAGTTGGGTCTAAGTGCATGGTCAGGGTGAGTGCTCCGCTGATGTGGAGCTTCCTGGAGACCAGGAGGCCTGCTGGTTGGATCTTCTCCCAGGTAACCCTATGCCAACAAGTTGAGCTTGGGAACCACAGCTTTACTAGTTCTTCTAATCAGGGGCAGGGTGAACAAACGCCACATCTGAGTGGTCTCAGGAGTTCAGGTGTTACCACAAGGCCAGCTGTCTGTAGAACATCTCTAAGAAGCCAAGCTGGCCTGGTGGGGCTAGCTACACCACTGAGTGATTTTTATCCCAGAAAAGCTCTGACTGACTTCTCCATTTTGGAGAAACCAGGTGAAGGTTCCTTAGCAGCCATCTTTGCTCATTGCAAATCCAGAGTACAGTTTTCCAGATGGGCTCTGTCTGCATATATTGTCCCTGAATAAAGGATAAAGGTGGACAACATAGGACCTGTCCTGAGGGGGAACTCAGGGGCTAGCCACATGTGACAGACAACCCAGCAAGTCCTCGGGGAGGTGTGCACAGCATATTATGGTCCTGGCTGAAACGAGCAGCATCTCTCCATAGtttggtgtgtctgtgtctcattTCCATTTGCCTGTTGTTCTTTGAGAGGGCTGCCATGTCTGTGCCTCCTGTGAATGCAGCTCTTTGCTTGAGCTTTCTCCACCCACACTCCAAGAAGGGCAGGTCCCAACTGTCTGTGATGGGAGGAGTAGCCTGTCTTCCAGATAGTCTTACTGGCTTGTTGTTTCTGTGTATTTGACATGTGTCTTGTGGTGGATCGAGGTGCATCCCCCTCACTGCTGAAGCCAAGTTCTCCTCAGCATTGGTAGAAGGGGGGCTGTAGGTCACACCAAAGTTCAGAGTAGTGTTCCTTGTGACTGTTACATCCATTCAGTGATGGGCCTCTAAGTTGGAGAGCGTCACACAATTCTGTACCTTTGCGTGAACAGCGTATGCCTGAGCTTTTCTCATTGACCGTCCCTATCCATTTTCTTCCTGCCCATTAGCCTTAGGAGATGAGTTCTGAGGCAGGATTTGGAAACCATCCAAATCAGCTGGCTTGATTCAGATGAAGAAAATGCTATGAAAGGAAATAAGGCTTTAGTGCCTATGGAGGGACTTGGCAAACTGAGTGGGCTCTGGGGACATGGAGGAGGTGGCCAGAACATCAGGATTGGAGCTGTGCTTCCCAGTTGGTGGCCTGGATGTGGTAGTCCTCCTGTGGCCTGCCTTGGTTGGCAGCTCTCTGTCTCACTCCTGGCGCATTTGAGTTTGTGCTGCATGTGACCTCTCAGTGGTGTGTTCTGAATTGGAGTCTCTTTTTTGTTGGCTTGCAGAGGGAGTGACATCCAACACCAGTGACAGCGAAAGCAGTTCCAGTAAGTGTGTGTCATGCCCCCCATGTCCTGTAGCTCCCCCTTGTCTCCCTGCCATCACCATTCCAGTgtccaccactaccatcaccactcAGAGGCTGCTGCTCCTTTTAGCCATGTATACTTTGAGCCCCTGGAGATGCTGTGGTCAGCTCATTCACCCCGTGGGATAGAATTTGTAGATTAGAGGGAGAGAATAAGCCCTACAGCTCTAGCTAGGGCCTGGCTTGAAACCATCCCGGGGGTACTGGGGAGGATAAACTGCCACTGATCAGGTCCCTGCCATGGGCATATAGGCTGCTGAGACTACCAGCTGGACGGATTTGCTCAGAGACCAAAAGTAAAATGGCTTCTGCCTTCCATCTGCCTTTCTGGGCTCCTAGGACCACCTTACCTTCTGGCTGGGTTACATAGTCAGGAAAGGAAGTGCCCCAAATGCCTTGGGAGATCATATGATTCACAGCATTGAAGGCATAGTTCAAATCTCACAAGCTCTGGGAACACTGGCCTTTGAGGAGCTGCAGTGACTAGAAGTCTTAAAAACTCCACCCAGGAGTCTCAGGCTCAGAAGGAGCCCTGTAGCAAGTACTCAGGCATGCGCCAGTTCCCTAGATGCTTCTTAGAGATGTGATGTTGGTAAATAAATAGACCTTTAAAGGGGCATCATTAGGCTGTAGCTTTGGAGGTTGGGCCTAAGGGTCTGGACTCAGGTAAAGTGACTCTGCAAGTGTGTTTCAACCAGTTGGAGCTTCTCTGATTTTTCTCAGAATAGGGGGGGGGGGCTACTGAATATAACCAAACTATACCTATAAGAAGTAATTCCCTGGAGCTTGGGGTAGTTGTTTGGTGGAGGCTTGACTTCTGGGCCTAGCCCCATAATTGGGCAATATTTCACTGAATGAAAACAGCCCAGCCCAGGGCTGGTGAATGGCTCCTTAGCCTTCTTGCCAGTAGAAAGTGAGATTGTTTTGTGGTGGGCGTAGGGTGTGGTGAATGCTGTGCAAAGTCATCAGATCATAAAGTGCTAACGTGTTTCCCTTTTTGCAGAAGGACAAGAGGATGCTATTTTGTCATATGAGCCAGTGACACGACAAGAAAGTAAGCCCCCTTCTGAGAGTCTTGCCTTTGTGCTAGTCTCCCGGTCATGGGGTTTAGTAAAGAGGGTAGCTTGgggggcaggggaagaggagGCCTGGCACATCCAGCCCTTGGCTCCTCCCTAGCATCACTGGGAGGATGCCATGCTGCACACACCTCTTGTGATACTTTTGCCCACTGCTAGGATGCCTTCCAATGGGTAGGTGGATTGCAGAGGAAAGCAAGGGAAGGCTGGTTTCAGCAGAGGCAGTTGTTGCTGCACAGGCAAAGGACGTGCACCCTCCCCTGGGCATCTGCTTTGCTAGGGTCTGTGTGGAACTTGCTCCTGAGTCTGTTGGAAATGGAGAGGCTTCTGATTTCAGACTTGCCTGAGACTTTAGATTGTCTTTAATTAAAAGCCAGAGAATAGCCGTAGTTGCTTCACCTTATCTGAGTGGTGGCCACAGAGCCTCTTTCTTTGGAGGTGGGGCCGGTCATCCTGTGGGAcctctgttcattttcttgtgCTCTCCTTCCCCAGTTCACTATGCCAGGCCTGTGATCATCTTGGGCCCAATGAAGGACCGAGTCAATGATGACCTCATCTCTGAGTTCCCGCATAAATTTGGATCCTGTGTGCCACGTAAGAGCCCAGGCAGGCCCAGATGAGCCAGGTTTGGTACTCTGGGAAGTGCTACTTTTTCGAAAGTGTCTAGGTTCAGGGCCATTTGGCACCTCCTGGAAGAAAGTAGGTAGCAATGGATACCCCCAGAGTAAGTGGCATTGGTAGGTTTGGCATTCAACTTGGCTGCTTGCCTCATGCTATGGAGTTAAAGTTTGGGTGGTGATGGTCAGGATTAATTTTACAAATGGAGAGACCCATCATTGTTTTGGTCTTTGTTTCCTTGTGCTGGCAATTAAACCCAGGTCATTGTACCCCATGTGGTTTGAGGAATCATTTTTTGGGCTTCTTAAATGCCAAGTACTGCATCCTTTACCAGGCCATATCTCAGGAAGCCCCACCTTTTTGGTCCATATTACCCTCAAGGACCCTGTGTATAATGTCTGGAGTTTGGAAGAGGAAATAGGCCGGACAAATCTTTCCACATGTTTTTCTCCTTCATCTGAAAGTAGCCTTGTGTCCTTCTTGTGAGAAGGGATGAAGTTGGCTTGGAGCATacaacatttccttccttctttgtccttccttcagataCTACCAGGCCTCGCCGTGATAATGAGGTAGATGGACAGGATTACCACTTTGTGGTTTCCCGGGAACAGATGGAGAAGGATATTCAGGACAACAAGTTCATTGAGGCGGGCCAGTTCAATGATAATCTCTATGGGACCAGCATCCAGTCTGTGCGGGCAGTTGCAGAGAGGGTAAGCAAAGAGGAAGGTGGTCTGGCTGCCCTTGAGGGAAGACCCTCACAGACATAGCAGAGAGCTTCACTAATCTCTAAGGTGgtactttaaaaaaagtatttattttgatttcatgTGCTTTGGtatttttcctgtatgtatgATGGTGTATGGGTGTTGTATCCCTtgtaattggagttacagacagttgttcactgccatgtgggtgctgggtattgaaccccaatcttttggaagagcagccagtgctcttagcctctgagccttAACCTGATCTCTTTAACAATCATAAAGAACCATCACAGAACCAAGAAACTTCCAGGAACTTTTCGGGGCCTCGAGGATGTATGGTTCTGGGGTCTTCTAAGGCCGATGTTTAGATTGCTACTGTCTTTCTTGGGGACCTATGGCCAGGGACTAGATGAGCTGATACAGGTCTACTTTTTCAGGGCAAGCACTGCATCTTAGATGTCTCCGGCAACGCTATAAAGAGACTGCAGCAAGCACAACTTTACCCCATTGCCATTTTCATCAAGCCCAAGTCCATTGAAGCACTTATGTAAGTATCCACAGGCCTCTAATGGCCctggagagggaagaaaatcGATTTGCTGGGCAGGGGTAGCATGCAGAGAAAGGCTGAAACCAGCTCTGAGTACCTGCTGTTCCTCCTATTTGGGGGCCTAGGCATGTTCATCCTTCCTGGTTGGGCTTTTAGACTTGGAGGCTTTGAGGAGGGAGTTAGCCATGGTCTTCTTTAAGGTGGCTGCTTAGCCGATTTTCAGGAAACCTCGACCATTTTGTTGTGTTAATTAAGACATAGGATCTCCCTTGGAAATGGATTGCTTCTGTGTCTTTGGCAGGGAAATGAACCGAAGGCAGACATATGAACAAGCAAATAAGATCTATGACAAAGCCATGAAACTGGAGCAAGAATTTGGAGAATATTTTACAGGTAAGAATCTGGAGTCCTCTGGGCAGGCCAGATGCTAGCTCAGGGAGACATAGACAGAGCTAAAATGCCCAGGGAGCTTTGTAGTCACTGAGCACAGACCTTTCCCCAGGCACTCAGGTTTCCTGTCAAGTCACCAGTTAGCCAGGTTCTAGCACAAGCAACTCCCAGGCATGGCTTTCGCTGGCTCCTTTGTTTAAACTGTTCGCATCTTCTGTGAGATTGCAGGTTCCTTTGTGTTTTCcctccctgttcttcctcctgAATGTTTTTGCCTCACATGCTTTGGTGTCCATCAGTTGTGTTTGTTGGTGGTTTCTTAGTAAGTTGTTGATCAGTCGGCTTGTACGTAGTTCATGAAGGTCAGTTCGAAAAGTGAGGAAGATTCCCTTTAAAGTACAGCACTAGATGTACGTGAGCAGGCTAGTAATGAGTAAATTCAAACTCATAACATTGGGTTAGCCAAGTAAAGaattcacacacataccatggGTCTTTGGAATCTTTTATCATCCATAATGTATGTCCTTGTTTGCTGGGCCGACCCCTGACACAGCAGATGTGATGGCCCCTAGGAGCTCTGCCTCTTGCCAGAAATTGTGGCTTTCTGCTCTTCCCCTAGGTTACTGGGATTTTCCAAATCTTTGAGTGAAACCGCTTTAGAATTATAGGCTGCCAGCCCATGGCAAAAGCAATGGGAGCTTCCGTGTCTGGCACGCAGTGGGTACTCAGTAAGCATCTTTCCAGTCAACACACTGCCTGTGCATTGCTAGTCTCACTGCCTCACTGACTACAGGCACTGACTCTGGGCACCTAGCCAGCTATCTAGTTCTGCTCTGAACCCTAGGCAGATAACTCAAGAGGCCAGACCCCATGCTTCTGTGAGCATCCATCATACCCTGGGGACGTCATAGGAGGGTTATTACCAGAGGCAGGATGGCCGGGGCTTGGGGTCACTATTATGGACCACAgtggtaattttattttgttctctcttcactTTAGCCATTGTACAGGGTGACTCACTGGAAGAGATTtataacaaaatcaaacaaatcatTGAGGACCAGTCTGGGCACTACATTTGGGTCCCATCCCCTGAAAAACTCTGAAGAATCCCTTCCAACCATTCTCTTGTGAACAGAAGAAATCAagtccctcttccctccttcctcttcattcCTGTCCCCACGGGGAGAACAAATGACTACTGTTCTTGTCCCCCTTTTTAGATATGTCAAAAATTGAGTTTTCTAGtcctgttcttttttaaaaaatgttgttttgttttggtttcttttttgggATGATGCCATCTCTCTCATCATGTGACCGTGCCCATTCCTGCATGGACCTTTCCCACGCGCTAGCACAGGTGCAAATCCATCAGAGTTGTTGTTCTCATAAACACCCAGCAGAAgcgaagagaagagaggaggactGGAAAGACAGACTCTGGACAACTGCACAGCTTGTGAAGTGAGCGAAACAGCCCACGTGATGAGGTGCTCCTGGGCATTTCTACCCTGTACTGCTGGCTTGCAGCTCTGAACGGTGCAACGTAATGGCTACAGAAAGTAtcttatttatatatagatatatatatgtaatttatataaaatatatagaaattattatatatatatattatacactctcctataatatatatatatattcacatacattggGACTAGAAAATCTATGGAGACGTCCATCAATGGTACTATGTTATTAGAGAAAtgctttaattttcatattcCAATCAGATGACATCTTATATTCCACTGGTTGGGAAGGGGTTGGCAACAGTAGTAAGTGCTATACCAAAGCACTCGAATTTGGTCATTCTCTTCAGAGCTAAGGTTTGCTCCAGGTGGGGCCAACCTACAGCATAGGAGAAGGGGCTTTGGCTGGGAGCTTGAGATTGGAGACGTGACTAAAAGCAGTTGCTGCCCCTGCAGGGCAGTCATTCCTgtgcagaaagagagaatgaatggcTAATGATGCTCCGGATGAAATTGCCTATTGTTTTATGCCGCCTGATGTGTCTGCATGAGAGGTttcctttttgttcatttttaagctGCTGTTAAACCAAAACCATGTTGTGCTACTGTGTCAGCCTTTTCATTATTCCAAATTTTACTTTTACTATTTAAGTGAATGCGTAGAATCCTATTTGCCAGTGTTCTAAAGGCTTGTGAGGTTCTGAAGGAGCCAGGCCTGGGATACAGCAGTAACTTAGGCCTGGCCATCCAGTCAACAGAGGGAAAGCAGGGGCTGGTGAGGGCAGAGAGTACAAACTGGGGCTCAGAGTTACCATGCTGGACTTAGCTAGGGGTTCCTTCATGGGGCCACTGA from the Mastomys coucha isolate ucsf_1 chromosome X, UCSF_Mcou_1, whole genome shotgun sequence genome contains:
- the Dlg3 gene encoding disks large homolog 3 isoform X7; this encodes MMNSSMSSGSGSLRTSEKRSLYVRALFDYDRTRDSCLPSQGLSFSYGDILHVINASDDEWWQARLVTPHGESEQIGVIPSKKRVEKKERARLKTVKFHARTGMIESNRSIKTKRKKSFRLSRKFPFYKSKENMAQENSIQEQGVTSNTSDSESSSKGQEDAILSYEPVTRQEIHYARPVIILGPMKDRVNDDLISEFPHKFGSCVPHTTRPRRDNEVDGQDYHFVVSREQMEKDIQDNKFIEAGQFNDNLYGTSIQSVRAVAERGKHCILDVSGNAIKRLQQAQLYPIAIFIKPKSIEALMEMNRRQTYEQANKIYDKAMKLEQEFGEYFTAIVQGDSLEEIYNKIKQIIEDQSGHYIWVPSPEKL